A stretch of DNA from Pangasianodon hypophthalmus isolate fPanHyp1 chromosome 2, fPanHyp1.pri, whole genome shotgun sequence:
CACTTCAGGTAGTTAATCAGGTGTATCTGTTATCAGAGCTATCCCTTTTAGTTTTAGATCTGTTTCTTCCTGTTCTTCATGCGGTGTAGGTTTTGTATCTGCTCTTAATGTAAAGCACACAAGAGGCTGGAAAAATACTGACCTCACCACAGCAATGTAAAACATGCGTACAGAGGGAGGGATGAAATGCAGCCGGCTGCGTCTCAATCCAACACCGAGGGAGCGAAAGTGACTTATTAGGTGATAAAGGGGACTGGGTATATGACACACTGTAGAAAATAGGTCACATGTTTTACTGTGGGATGGAATTAGGGCACATGATTCAGGGCTGGTGGTTTTGTTTACAGTGCAGTCTGGAAAACTGGGCCCCGTGTTCCTCCTCAACATTTTAGTGGTTTAATGAACgttttgtttgctttgatttgtaataaaatctggaaataataaaatgccGTGCTTGGGGATTCGTTAGAGGACAAATCTCTGAGTGCCTGAAGTAAATTTTTCCTACACACttataaaagtacaaaacagtagtgaaaacaaacaaacaaataaataaatgaatattttttttaaatagaaattatttttattaaattgaagctagtgaaattttaaaatctttttttttcaaagcaagACAACTtccattttagaaaaaaaaaaaacaaatagaaaaaaaatcctttagcTAGTCAACATTACAGACAGCGATGCTAACATTTTGCTAATAAGTGACAATATTTACCTCAATTCTGCTTTTCTTATCCCTGACCAATGAGATTTACGAGGaagtttttagttatttttgtttttttggtttattattttttttttgtgcagacTGAGgccaaagtttaaaaaaataaataacaaagaaaCTGAAAGTATTGATTTAGCTCTGATTCGGACGTGACACAtgggctaataataaataataataataagtttattttatatagcgcctttctgcaaactcaaggtcgctttacaatatgaaaatagagaATATGACAGCAGACAAAGAGCAAAGGAAATAAACAGGCAATCCAAGGCATGAGTCAGATCATACAATCAgagatcagaaaaacaagaagaaaaagatgtgttttaaggTGGGTTTTGAAATCCTGTAATGAAGAAAGATCacgtatgtttttgggaagagaaTTCCAGAGTGTGGGGGCAGAGATACAAAATGCTCGTCCACCAAATGATGCTAACCTGTGGCATGGAATTAACAGTAGACCAGTGTCTGAAGAGCATAACGTGCGAGCTGGGGAGTAAGTATGAATGAGATCAGAAATGTATGGGGGGGTGAgaccatgaagtgctttgaaggtgATAAGGAGAATCTTGTATTGAATACGGAAGCGAATGGGTAACCAATGAAGTCTGTGTAGGATGGGAGTAATATAAGAGTATTTCTTAGAAAAAGTGAGAACCCTAGCTGCAGAGTTCTGGATATATtgaagtttatttaatgttgtgtttggtaGACCATAGAAAAGAGAATTACAGTTGTCGAGTCGAGAAGTGATGAAGGCATGAACCAGTGTCTCAGCGTCAGTGATATTTAAGAAGGGACGTAAACGAACAATATTACGGAGGTGAAAGAAGGCAGATTTGGTGAGTGAAGAAATGTGAGgtaggaaggagagagaggagtcaAAGATTATACCCAGGTTTTTAACGGTGGTAGAAGGTCGAACCAAAATCCCAGCAATGTTGACATTATCAGCACAGAAAGGAGCAACATTTTTTGGTGAGCCGACAAGTAGTAGATCTGTTTTATCAGTGTTGAGTTTGAGAAAGTTACTGGTCATCCAagcatttatatcattaatacaCGCTGTTATGGAGTTGGTGGGAAAAGGAGAGTTGTGTTGAGAACTGATATAGAGCTGGGTGTCGTCTGCATAGCAATGGAAGTTAAAGCCGTGATGACGAAtaatgttacctaaagggagcatatAGATGATGAAGAGTAAAGGCCCAAGAAcagaaccctgaggaacaccGTGAGAGACAGGAGCAGTAGAGGACTTAGCCTGGTGGACAGAGATGTAATGCTGGCGGTCTGACAGGTAAGAAGTGAACCAAGATAGGGCAGTTCCAGAAATACCAAGAGCAGAAAGTCGTGAGATTAGAATACTGTGAGAGATAGTGTCGAAAGCAGAGGAAAGATCTAAGAGAATTAAATTGCTAATGGAGCTAGAGTCAGTGGCCATAAGAAGGTCATTGACAACCTTAAGAAAAGCTGTCTCAGTGCTGTGAAGAGTGCGAAAACCGGACTGGAAACATTCATAGAGGTTATGAGATGACAGATAAGACTGAAGTTGAGCAGCAACAACTTTTTCAAGTAACTTTGAGAGAAGCAGAAGATTTGAAATTGGTCTGTAATTGGCCATATCAGAGGGGTCAAGGCCGGGTTTCTTTAACACTGGTGTGACAGCTGCAGTTTTTAAGTCAAGAGGAACAATACCAGTGCTGAGAAGGTGAGAAATGAGAAGTGAAATAGGCCGCGAAATAACAGGTGTTTCTGAGTAGAGCAGTAGGAGCAGGATCAAGATGACAGAAAAATGGATTAGATTTTTTGAGTAGCTCAGAGATATAAGTGGTTGGTGGGTTAAAATCAGTAAAAGTACCAGGTGCAAAATCAAAAGGGAAGTCATGTGAGTGGATAGGGGAGTTCATTGTTGGAAAGAGATTATAGATgctattgattttattttggaagAAGGGCAAGAATGACTCACAAAGGTCTACTGAGTTATTCATGACAGGTGTAGGAGGGTTGGTGAGTTTATTGACTACAGAAAACAATGTTTTAGGACGGGGGGATGCATTGGTAATGAGGGCAGAATAGTAAGTGGAGCGTGCAGTATTTAAAGCAGATTTATATCGTTGGATATGGTCCTTGTAAGCAATAAGATGCACGTTCAAGCCAGTGAAGCACGTTAAGCCGATTTTATACCGTGCAATTTCAGCGatattttaagattattacttgctGAGAAGATCGCAATAAAGTTTGATCTGAATTCTGTAAGTGTGAGAGcatgtgtgttctccatgtcaggtTATACAAGGAAGATCATCTAACGATAGACCTACGATTAGAGAGAAGGACTACGTTCTGCTTCTGTCGTCCGTCTTTCCTGTAAACACGTACATTCTTGAAAATGAGTTTGAGGAActacagatatttattttatttacttctcCATCACTGTTACAGTCGTAGCTGTCCCTTAAGTTTGCCGTCCTCctgttggtggattttagacgagcGTCATATGAGaaatttctcacactgacagaACTTTGTTCTCAGCCGCTGTGTTACGCCTTCCAGCTCACGACTCAAAAATTCTGCGATTTTTGTCAACAAAATCGTGCAGAAGATCGTACAGTGTAATAAACCTGTAATATCTCtgcctgtgtctgtctttctcactgtctgtctgtctgtctgtcactcattgtctgtctgtctgtctgtctctctgtctctcactgtctgtctgtctgtcactcactgtctgtctgtctgcccctgtgcacaaagccataGATATACTGCAAAGGTATAGCTATGGTGGTGATGGCTTGGAGATCTCATATGCGGAGTTgtactgtggtggctttggggctgcggttgccacgagcagcttcgtactcaggactccatctgTGGACGGTGGATAGGTTTAAAAaactggacttcttgtgaaaactgtgatgataCTGGTTACTGGTtatacaattgcactatttgtccatattgtacacagttatagaagggatttatttataagtgcGCTATCCGTTAGcaccagatgaggatgagtccccttctgagtctggttcctctcaaggtttcttcctcttatcGTCTTAGGGAGTTTTTTCTCACCACCATCGCCGCTGGCTTgcacattagggataaattcacatatttacattttattttggtttaaattaatttgaatcaatttatttctgtaaagctgctttgtgacagtgtccagtgttaaaagcgctatacaaataaaattgagttgaattgaaCTGAGCTATGTACAAAATTATGGCCATTaggcatgttttttaaatgtccaCCCCACATCTACACAAGGTGAAAGAAAAGACATCTACTTCTCAATTAGGCAGCACTTTAGCTATGTCATTTCTTCAGTAATGAGCATTATTGTTACAGAACTGATTCAGTAGGACTTGATCCACTTGAGGTTCATTCTTCCACTCATTTTCTCAGCCAGCATGTTCTCCACCAGAGGGAGCTGAGTAGACTTGGAGCCTCCTCTGAGTGTCATACAGTGTTGCAATCTGTATCTGTTGTTCCAGAGTTGACAGATCTGCTCATACTGATACCCCTTGAATCTCGAACTTCTTTAGCCAACAgttcacagctttttttttggtgaagttttttcattcactcactttcatgtaagtgctttatcctggtcagggtcgcgaTGGATCCAGAACCTTTCCTGAAGAAAACCCTGAAATGAACAATTGCTGAACTTACTAATAACTTGCAATGTTGACTTTCACACCTCCAGACCTCAATATGCATCATATGACCTTCAACAAGTTTCAGGAAGCCACTGGTGTGACTTACACAGAggtttttctgtttgttcatttgtttgtttgttttttttgtcaggcTATAACTTGCAGTTAGAACACACAGCAtactgaaaaaaacattttactaaaCAGAATAATGTTCATAAAACTTATTTCTATACAGAAAGTGTCACTGTGcagtgtgatgaaaaaaatgaggcaggatctcatttttttttttaatttagaaacatACAGAAAACAATATGGTGACTGTCACATAACTGGTTTCATGGCTATTTCAgaatattaaatgtatctataagtggataaaaagtatgaagtgtcattctttaacacataaaaatgtcattagcAAATTGATGGTTGTAAGAGAAATGAAACAGTTtgagacgtgctgttataggaaagtcaGCATCAGAgtataacagtaactccacttcatcacaccattctgtcactgattattttcctacaacagcaccacacacagtgttttattccttacacctCCTATTTGGTCATTGTTTTAAAGTTGCTTCTCATTAAAGAAACATCTGATCCCAAAAGCATAATAAAAGTGTTTCTGCAAGTGAAATAAAGCACATTAAGGCATCACTGCTTGATTAAAAATGCTCAGCGTTTTTGCTTTTTGAAGAAGTAAGCGGAGGAACAGTTTTAGGTTTAACCAGAGAAGTAGAGGGAATGAACTCTGACGGTATTAAGTCAAACACAACTGGCCAAAAACGCTGAAATCTTGTTTATACAATCTGGTGAGGTGTGCATTCAACCTATTAACACTCATCACAGTTAATTCATAAGTCTTGTTATTTGGTTCGTTTTGCAGAGCGAGGTAGGCCTTTGAAATTCttacattattattgttgaaGCAACAGAAAGCAGTCCAGTAATAACTGGGAATGTTAACACCTTGTTCaattcttattttttccttattttttccttttcttgttATGGGGATCCAGTTATAACCTGGAACAACTCCAGTCACTATATTAGCTGGTTTTGATCGATTTGGCCTGCACTTggtctgtatctctctcctcATTGGTGTCTCTACTTCTTCTGCCCATTTCCCATTGCTATGTTGTGTTTGTGGTGCTACATTAGTAAACGTGAAGGTGGAATCTGCCTGATCCTGATCAGCAGCATACTGATTTGGAAACACATGACCTCTAGTATATTCAGTATTAGTATTGCTCTTGCTTTCTTCATAGTCTCTGTTCACAGCCTGGTAAGAAAACTCGTCCATATCTTCATCGGAGATCTTCTCCATGTCTGGACCTTTCGTACTGTTTTCAAGCTGTTATGAAGGAAGAGagtggaggaagagaaagaagctGTTAATCAGTGAAAACCCATTAACACGTCCTTCATGGGAGTAGGAAACTCTAAAATGTGCAGCACAGGAAGGTTTTAGCTTTGAAAGAGAAAAGATTTTTATTGACATTTACGTgtgaactgaacacacactgaattgtGAAGCccatcaacagcaacaaaatgaacaaacagaatAACTCCATGACTGATTCTGATTCGTTCACTTCTTCTTACTCGTTCAAAAAGACTGAATTGTTTGTCAATGAATTGTGGATCATTATTGGCTGTGGTTTTATAAGCGTAGTTTTACAAACTCAGCAGCTGATCAATTGATATTCACAGCATCTTTCTCCTTTCTGCACAAACATGTAAATGCTGGAATGTTTTTTCATTCAGTTAACTTCACTCACCTGAGGTTCATTTTTCCACTCTCCATTTCGGTCGTTGTGTTCTCCACCAGAGAACGTGTAGGCTGAGTAGACTGGGATCCTCCGCTGAGTGTCATAGAGTGTTGCAAATCTGTATCTGTTGTTCCAGCGCTGACAAATCTGCTTATACTCTTTCTCTGTGAAAACTGTCGGGGTGATGGCGATTTTTCTATTTGGGCTTTGGATGAAGAACTCAGAACACTTAGACTTGTCAAATTCCTTCACAACCTCCGCCAGAGTCGGTGAGGAGAAAGCGGAAAGCAGAAGCACCAGAGCGAGGAGCTTCATCCTGACACactgtgcaggagtgtgtgtgaggagtgtgtgaggagataGAGGGCAGAAACCTACCTGAGGACACAGGTagaaaatacagttaaaaaGAGGGATAGACCtacatatctgtctgtcttataAAAGGCATATTTGTTATTCCTGGACAagattatacattattttaaaaatcacaaaagtaAGATCATGTATTCATCTTCTATAAACTCTTTATCCTGTGGCAGTGGATCCGGTGTCTATCCTAAGAACTCTGAGGAGGTAGGAATATACTCTGAATGGGAAACGAGTCGGTCGCAGGGCACCatgttatattacatttttttgtttctagtGTAATATGAAAATTCTCACAACATTcaaaacatccatccatccacacagCAGAGGACACcttggatggggtgccaacccatcacagggcacaattgcacacacattcacacactacagacaatttgggaataccaatcagcctacaacacatgtctttggactggggaggaaacccaagggaaacccctgaagcacagagagagcatacaagctccacacacacagggggagGTGAGATTCAAGCCCCCAACCATGGAGGTGCAAGGCGAGCCTGCTAATCACTAAGCTACCATGCCCCTCCCCTTCCACCCCGATTCATAATATgtgtaagtgaaaaaaaaagatcagtaaCTTTTGAATTTTTATCAGTAACTTGACTGTcatatgatataaaaatatatgaaatttgTCTCCACACAATGTAACAGTGATGTCAAAGTGTGCAATAATTATCTGCACAAGTTTACAATCTGTACAGaactatgagagagagagtttctcACCACAAGCTGCTGAAACTTGAAGTTGAAGTTCACTAGAAGATGTGAGGTGATCACAGGAGGAGATCTTTGTAGAGAGATCTTTATCTGTAGAAGGACCtgctggtctctctctctcctgtctcagATACTCgcctttttataccacagctgtcACGTACACTTGTCACGTGGTGGGTTTCCATCTAAGTTCTGTAGAGGTTGTGATCCTGGTCCTGATAAATATTTGCACTTTCTATAAACTCTCACCTCCCAggtaaataaaattttactcAGTTTCatgtaagtgctttatcctttTCAGGGTCACGATGGATCCTATCAGGACTGCGCATGAGACAGAAATACATCCTGAATGAGACACGTGTCCATCGCAGGGCAAAGTTTAATAATTGActtttattctattattctattattttattattatatattaacatttagAGAAAGAAATGTTCCTGTTCAGCAGAGACAACTGGCCAGTGTACAGAATATCTGAACAGTCATATCGCCCTGAAATGAACAATTGCTGAACTTATTAATAGCATACAATGTCGTCTTTCACACCTCCAGACTTCAACAAGCATCAACAAGTTTCAGGAAACCACTGGTGTGACTTACACTGTGggctgatgttttttttgttttttttgtcaggcTATAACTTGCAGTTAGAACACAACCATACTGAGAAAACATTTTACTAAACAGAATAATGATCATAAAACTTCTTTCTATAAAGAACGTGTCACTGTGCAGTGTagtgaaaaaatgaagaaaaaaaattgtctacTTTTACAGCAAACAGTGGTTTTATTAAAGATCTGTAGaataatttacagaaaaaaatatttattttagagaaatacagaaaacaatatTGTAACTGTCACATAACTGGTTTCATGGCTATTTCAGAatattaaatgtacctataagtggataaaaaatatgatgtgtcattctttaacacATAAAAATTGATGACGCAACAGAAAGCAGTCCAGTAATAACAATAGCAATAATTAACTTTTCTTGTTATGGGGATCCATTTATCCTCTGGGACAACTCCAGTTACTATATAAGCTGGTTTTGTATGATTTGGACTGCAGTCTCTAAATATCACTCTCCTCATCTGTGTCTCTACTTCTTCTGCCCATTTCCCATTGCTATGTTGTGATTATGGTGCTACATTAGTAAAGGTGAAGGTGGAATCTGCCTGATCCTCATCAGCAGCATACTAAAACGGAAACACGTGGCCTCTAGTATATTCAGTATTAGTATATTTCTTGCTCTCTTCATAGTCTTTTTTGCACAAACATGTAAATGCTGGAATGTTTTTTCATTCAGTAGAACTTCACTCACCTGAGGTTCATTTTTCCACTCTTCATTTCAGTTATTATGTTCTCTCCCAgagaacgtctccaggttacgtatgtaaccatggttccccgagggaacgagacgctgcgtcacgaaacgctatgggaacgcccacGCGTGAcagcgctctgaatcacgtgtctaatccgtccaatggatgggcgagacgtcacgggcggggtgacgtagcgacccggaagcataaaagcccgagcggcgagccccgcgtgagcttactggaaaatgaagcaagtgccacagggacgccggaagtgtggcaccgagccgcagcgtctcgttccctcggggaaccatggttacatacgtaacctggagacgttccccttcaggaactcgacctgcgtcacgaaacgctatgggaacgagtatacccacgccgccagacttacaagtccctgcctccaggaggaggcaagcctaaggcacaaggacagaggagccgggagtggctcgggtatctaggtcataaaacctggcaaaggtcaggggcgtggaccatcccgccgcattgcagatgtcctgtaaggacacacctgccagaaaggccttagaggccgccaccgctcgggtggagtgagccttgacccccaggggactggggagaccagaggactcgaaagccagagaaatggattctacaatccaccggctgagggtctgcttagaagcaggaaaacccctcttagggggaccaaagcaaacaagcaactggtccgcctttctccacagggcagttctgtggacgtacgcgtccagtgctcgcactggacacgtacaattgagcttccgatggtcgggctccctgaagggaggaggacagaaagcctgcagcacgaccggccgtggtgccgaggaggggactttcggtacataccccgctcgggggtacaagaatgctttggccaaaccaggcgcaaagtctaaataggaaggggccaccgagagggcctgaagatcccccactctcctaagagaggaaattgccaagagaaaggcagttttcaacgtcagaagacggtccgaaatctcctctatgggctcgaaggggggtttgcagagagcctctaaaaccacggccaggtcccacaaggggacccgagatccagctggaggtctgatcctcagcgcaccgcggaggaaacgtgtcacccaggggtgcctgcccactgactggccatcgagaggggcgtggcaggccgcaatagccgccacgtacaccttcagggtggagtgggtcagtcccgcggagaggcgggcctgcaagaactccagcactgtaccaactgggcagtgaacagggtcaagccggcggtctccgcaccaggaagtgaaaagtttccacttcagggtgtacagtttcctcgtagagggagctctggactggaggatggtctccacaacctcggttgagagaccggaagcgtggagttgtgccccctcagaggccacacccacagcttccacagctccgggcgggggtgaagatggccccccgcctgtgagaggagatccctcctgatcggaatctcccatggggggccgtctaggagggaaatcgggtccgagaaccatactcggcccggccagaacggggctactaacagtagacgaattccgtcccggcgcactctctccagaactcccgggagcagagcgaccggaggaaaggagTACAGACGCAGCCACGGCTGTACcgtggcatccagtccaagaggagctggatgagtcagagagaaccaaaggggacagtgcgacgtctcctgcgtcgcaaacagatccacctgggctctgccgaacatacgccatatgagctccaccacctcggggtggagtctccattccccgggcaccggcccctgcctcgacagggtgTCTGCTCCCAcattgagatgaccagggatgtaggccgctctcaatgagaggaggttcccttgggaccacacgaggatctggagcgccagcctgtaaagggggcgcgaacgcagacctccctggcggttgatgtaagagaccaccgtcgtgttgtcggtgcgcaccaacacgtggtggcctcttaggtctgggagaaagtggttcagagctagaaacatggccagcatctccaggcggttgatgtgccaagtgagatggcggccgctccacagaccacgggcaggacggccactcatgaccgctccccatccggtgagggacgcatccgtcgctagcactacgcggcgaccaggagctcccaggaccgggccctgagacaagaacccaggttctctccacacagctaaggcacggcggcatcgccgcgtgaccttgatcatgcggagcgggtttcctctgtttcggaaaaaccccctggtcttgagccaccactgtaggggtctcatgtgcagcaggccaaacggtatcacgttggacgcagctgccaataggcccagcagtctctgaaactgctttacagtgagtgaccggcctactttcactctcgcgaccgctgtgaggaccgaatcgatccgagcaggagacaaacatgcctgcatcgtggtcgaatcccacacgacgcctagataagcggttctctgagctggagaaagcacgcttttctcggcgtttagtcttaaccccagttccttcatatgggcgagaacggcatctcgatgccgagccgccatctgctctgaatgagctaaaatcaaccagtcgtcgatatagttcagtatgcggatgccctgtagtcgcataggagccagggcagcatccacgcacttcgtgaaggtgcggggtgagagtgctaggccgaagggaagaacccgatactggtaagcctCGCCCccaaaagcgaacctcaggaacttcctgtgcgggggaaggatggagatgtggaaatacgcatcttttaggtcgaccgtgacgaaccagtcctcgggcctgatctgagacatgacctgagtgaccgtaagcatcctgaacttcagtcgagcgactgagaggttcaattgccgcaagtccaaaatgggacgcagccctccccccttcttgggaacaatgaagtacatttacatttacggcatttggcagacgcccttatccagagcgacttacaatagtggtaccggctgtagaaccctgactctctgtcgtgaggagggaccacctcgatggcctccttcctcaggagagtatgtacttcctgctccaataccagagcctgctcgggacccaccacagtgggaagaaccccagaaaaacgaggtggaggcgagccgaactgaattcggtagcctctttctacagtaagcaggacccaatgagacacatttcaggcagaagtttccacgctgccagaaagctcactaagggaatcagtctctcgagactgacctctggtgtaatagaagcggttagctgggtgccctgaggcggcgaaccgacatgggggaaatgagctaaccgctgcgaagacctcaggagaggccgcgagcctcccagacccgctacgttgccgggcgagaactgggagaggcgctcgccggagaccgctgcgccctgaagcaccataggtggcagg
This window harbors:
- the LOC113523697 gene encoding endonuclease domain-containing 1 protein — translated: MKLLALVLLLSAFSSPTLAEVVKEFDKSKCSEFFIQSPNRKIAITPTVFTEKEYKQICQRWNNRYRFATLYDTQRRIPVYSAYTFSGGEHNDRNGEWKNEPQLENSTKGPDMEKISDEDMDEFSYQAVNRDYEESKSNTNTEYTRGHVFPNQYAADQDQADSTFTFTNVAPQTQHSNGKWAEEVETPMRREIQTKCRPNRSKPANIVTGVVPGYNWIPITRKGKNKEKIRIEQGVNIPSYYWTAFCCFNNNNVRISKAYLALQNEPNNKTYELTVMSVNRLNAHLTRLYKQDFSVFGQLCLT